A part of Liolophura sinensis isolate JHLJ2023 chromosome 1, CUHK_Ljap_v2, whole genome shotgun sequence genomic DNA contains:
- the LOC135482206 gene encoding transmembrane protein 216-like, whose translation MATTSQNPPPNKGRVQIIRSSLPYQILLYINGWYFAFFFVAEILIFAFKGETLPFPSSVLAAEVILLFILAGIEALRLFFGQKGNLTERIIGVLTSILLSVPALFGAIYLILWQTYVLRIDIVLSAIQLCFICLETIFGIVSMVTFGRASPY comes from the exons ATGGCGACGACAAGCCAAAATCCACCACCAAACAAAG GTCGTGTTCAGATTATT AGATCTTCACTTCCTTATCAAATACTACTCTACATCAACGGATggtattttgcatttttctttgttgcaGAAATTCTTATATTTGCCTTTAAAG GAGAGACATTGCCTTTTCCCTCCAGTGTTTTGGCCGCAGAGGTCATTTTACTTTTCATTCTTGCTGGAATTGAGGCATTGCGACTGTTTTTtg GTCAAAAGGGTAATTTAACAGAGCGGATTATTGGTGTTTTGACAAGCATACTTCTCAGTGTTCCCGCTTTATTTGGTGCGATTTATTTGATACTGTGGCAGACTTATGTTTTACGGATTGACATTGTGTTGTCTGCCATTCAGCTCTGTTTCATTTGCCTGGAAACAATTTTTGGAATTGTCTCGATGGTTACATTTGGAAG AGCATCTCCCTATTAA
- the LOC135482188 gene encoding LOW QUALITY PROTEIN: staphylococcal nuclease domain-containing protein 1-like (The sequence of the model RefSeq protein was modified relative to this genomic sequence to represent the inferred CDS: inserted 2 bases in 2 codons), translating to MTSAAPPSVQRGIVKQVLSGDAVVIRGQPKGGPPPERTICLSNVTAPRLARRANPNLEGSQETKDDPYAWEAREFLRKKLIGREVVFTVEYKVPGTGREYGCVYLGKDTTGENMTEALISEGLVEVRRSGIKPGDENQQXLIQLEDSARXAAKGKWAAGTGSEHVRNITWTLENPRNFVDSFHTKPIEAVIEHVRDGCTVRAFLLPSFHYVTVMLSGVKCPMFKLEGTEQVAEPFAEEAKFFTESRLLQRDVKIVLEGVSNQNLLGTVLHPNGNITELLLREGFARCVDWSMGVVSQGADKLRAAERVAKEKKLRIWKDYNPTVSTVDIKDKNFQGNVVEVVNGDSLVVKTSEGKYRKIFLASIRPPRLPAENPDNPPEKKEGNKRSRPLYDIPYMFEAREFLRKKLIGKKVSVQVDYIQPPDKGFPERSCCTVTIGGINVAEALVSKGLATVLRYRQDDDQRSSHYDDLLAAEARAQKKGVGLHSKKEPPIHRVADISGDVPKSKQFLPFLQRAGRCEAVVEFVASGSRLRLFIPRETCLITFLVSGIDCPRASRPGPGGVTMPAEPFGEEALVYTKENCLQREVEVEVEAIDKGGNFIGWLFVEGLNLSVGLVSKGLAKVHFTAERSSHYKTLLNAEEKAREKKLNIWSVVDDAPKQEVVVEEPVERKINYSNVVVTELLDDLRFYVQYVDNGPKLEQLMEQLREEMESNPPLPGAYTPKKGELCAAKFEDGEWYRAKVEKVEGAKVSIFYIDYGNREKTSASKLAVLPASFHVLPAQAHEMTLACVQLPEDEDAKKDALEALSTDVLNKQLLMNVEYKSSSGDCVSLLTPEKEDIALGLVSEGLILVENRKEKRLAKLVSDYRTAQDRAKSARMNLWRYGDFTEDDAKEFGYQR from the exons ATGACGAGTGCAGCTCCACCGTCTGTTCAACGTGGTATTGTTAAACAG GTTCTCTCAGGAGATGCTGTTGTCATCCGCGGTCAGCCCAAGGGGGGGCCTCCCCCGGAGAGGACCATCTGTCTGTCTAATGTGACAGCCCCCAGGTTAGCCAGGAGGGCCAACCCTAATCTGGAGGGATCCCAGGAAACAAAAGATGAT CCATATGCCTGGGAAGCCCGTGAATTCTTGAGGAAAAAGCTGATTGGGAGAGAAGTGGTGTTTACTGTGGAATACAAGGTCCCGGGCACAGGGCGAGAGTATGGCTGTGTTTATCTGGGCAAAG ATACAACGGGCGAAAACATGACTGAAGCTCTAATATCAGAAGGCCTGGTGGAAGTCCGAAGGAGTGGCATTAAACCTGGAGA TGAAAACCAGC GGTTGATACAACTAGAGGACTCTGCCA CAGCAGCTAAGGGGAAGTGGGCAGCAGGAACAGGCAGTGAGCACGTACGAAACATCACGTGGACTCTGGAAAATCCACGCAACTTTGTGGATTCATTCCATACCAAACCCATAGA AGCCGTTATTGAGCATGTGCGTGACGGGTGCACTGTACGAGCCTTTCTTCTACCATCTTTCCACTACGTCACTGTGATGTTGTCAGGTGTTAAG tGCCCTATGTTCAAGCTTGAAGGCACAGAACAGGTGGCAGAGCCATTTGCAGAGGAAGCTAAATTCTTTACAGAGTCGCGTTTACTGCAGAGAGATGTCAAGATCGTTCTTGAGGGTGTGTCCAATCAGAATTTATTGGGAACCGTTCTACATCCA AATGGGAATatcacagagctgttgttgCGGGAAGGATTTGCGCGATGTGTGGACTGGAGTATGGGTGTGGTATCTCAAGGAGCAGATAAACTTCGGGCAGCGGAGAG AGTTGCGAAAGAAAAGAAACTTCGCATATGGAAGGATTACAATCCAACTGTCTCCACAGTTGACATTAAGGACAAAAACTTCCAAGGAAAT GTAGTGGAAGTTGTCAATGGGGACTCACTTGTGGTGAAAACATCCGAAGGAAAATACCGGAAGATCTTTTTAGCCAGCATTCGACCACCAAG ATTACCGGCTGAAAATCCAGACAATCCACCCGAGAAGAAAGAGGGAAACAAGAGGTCACGACCTCTCTATGATATACCTTACATGTTTGAGGCCAGGGAATTTTTACGGAAAAAACTCATTGGCAAAAAG GTGAGCGTACAGGTGGACTACATCCAGCCCCCAGACAAGGGCTTCCCGGAGAGGTCTTGTTGTACGGTCACCATTGGTGGAAT TAATGTGGCTGAGGCACTGGTGAGTAAGGGACTGGCGACAGTCTTGAGATATCGTCAGGATGATGATCAGAGATCCTCCCACTATGACGATCTGTTAGCCGCTGAAGCCAGAGCCCAGAAGAAAGGTGTCGGTCTTCATTCCAAGAAAGAACCTCCTATCCACAGAGTGGCTGATATATCAGGG GATGTACCCAAGTCCAAACAGTTTCTTCCATTTTTACAACGTGCTGGGCGCTGTGAGGCAGTGGTAGAGTTTGTGGCTAGCGGCTCCAGACTCAGGCTCTTCATCCCCAGGGAGACATGTCTTATCACATTCCTTGTTTCAG GTATTGATTGCCCTCGTGCTTCACGCCCAGGACCAGGAGGGGTCACGATGCCTGCAGAACCCTTTGGAGAGGAAGCTCTTGTCTATACTAAAGAGAACTGTCTACAACGAGAG GTAGAGGTGGAAGTTGAAGCTATAGACAAGGGAGGCAACTTCATCGGGTGGCTGTTTGTTGAAGGTTTGAACTTGTCAGTAGGTCTGGTCTCCAAAGGCCTTGCTAAAGTTCACTTCACAGCAGAGCGGAGTTCACACTACAAAACACTGCTGAATGCGGAGGAGAAAGCTCGGGAAAAGAAGCTGAAT ATTTGGTCAGTGGTTGATGACGCCCCAAAACAGGAAGTGGTTGTAGAGGAACCCGTTGAAAGGAAAATCAACTACAGCAATGTGGTTGTCACAGAGCTCCTGGACGATCTGCGGTTCTATGTTCAGTATGTCGACAATG GTCCTAAGCTAGAACAGTTAATGGAGCAGTTGAGAGAAGAGATGGAGAGTAATCCTCCACTGCCAGGAGCCTACACCCCTAAGAAGGGAGAACTTTGTGCGGCCAAGTTTGAGGACGGAGAATG GTACAGGGCTAAAGTTGAAAAAGTGGAAGGTGCTAAAGTGTCTATCTTTTATATAGATTACGGAAAT AGAGAGAAAACCTCTGCATCCAAGCTGGCTGTTCTCCCTGCATCTTTCCACGTACTCCCAGCGCAGGCGCACGAGATGACGCTTGCCTGCGTTCAACTTCCAGAAgat GAAGATGCCAAGAAGGATGCTTTGGAGGCATTAAGCACTGATGTTCTCAACAAGCAGTTGCTGATGAATGTGGAGTACAAGAGTAGTTCAGGTGACTGTGTGAGCCTGCTGACCCCAGAAAAGGAGGACATCGCGCTGGGGCTTGTCTCTGAGGGACTCATTCTGGTGGAGAACAGGAAGGAGAAGAGACTGGCTAAACTGGTGTCTGATTACCGTACTGCTCAGGACAGGGCTAAGTCAGCCAGG ATGAACCTCTGGCGTTATGGAGATTTTACAGAGGACGACGCCAAGGAATTTGGCTACCAGCGCTAG